In Sebastes fasciatus isolate fSebFas1 chromosome 24, fSebFas1.pri, whole genome shotgun sequence, the following are encoded in one genomic region:
- the LOC141762743 gene encoding glycerol-3-phosphate dehydrogenase [NAD(+)], cytoplasmic-like: MPAKKVCIVGSGNWGSSIAKIVGRNVKGSNRFDPMVNMWVYEEMIDGKKLTEIINTEHQNVKYLPGHKLPRNVVAVPDITEAVKGAKILIFVIPHQFIGGLCDQMKPHITEGTIGISLIKGIDEGPNGLKLISDIIREKLEIEVSVLMGANIANEVADEKFCETTIGAKNEANGLIFKELLQTPNFRITVVQESDTVELCGALKNIVAVGAGFCDGLGFGDNTKAAVIRLGLMEMVAFAKLFCKGLVSSDTFLESCGVADLITTCYGGRNRKVAEAFVRTSKSIAELEAEMLNGQKLQGPQTSAEVYKLLQKKEMIDKFPLFSAVYLICFEGKEVKEFITCLQNHPEHM, from the exons ATGCCTGCAAAGAAAGTCTGCATCGTCGGATCTGGAAACTG GGGCTCTTCCATCGCCAAAATAGTCGGCCGCAATGTCAAAGGATCCAACCGGTTCGACCCCATGGTGAACATGTGGGTTTATGAAGAAATGATCGATGGGAAGAAGCTAACAGAGATCATAAACACAGAGcaccaaaatgtcaaatacCTGCCAGGTCACAAGCTGCCCAGGAATGTG GTCGCTGTTCCAGACATCACGGAAGCCGTCAAAGGAGCAAAGATCCTCATCTTTGTGATCCCACACCAGTTCATCGGCGGTCTCTGTGATCAGATGAAGCCTCACATCACGGAGGGAACCATCGGGATATCGCTCATCAAA GGTATCGATGAGGGACCAAACGGACTAAAGCTCATCTCCGACATCATCCGAGAGAAACTAGAGATTGAAGTCAGCGTCCTGATGGGGGCCAACATCGCCAACGAGGTGGCAGACGAGAAGTTCTGTGAAACCACCATCG GGGCAAAAAATGAGGCGAACGGCCTCATCTTCAAAGAGCTGCTTCAGACTCCCAACTTCCGCATCACCGTCGTACAGGAGAGTGACACAGTGGAGCTGTGTGGAGCTCTAAAG AATATCGTGGCAGTAGGTGCTGGGTTCTGCGACGGCCTCGGTTTTGGCGACAACACCAAGGCGGCGGTGATCAGACTGGGTCTGATGGAAATGGTCGCCTTCGCCAAGTTGTTCTGCAAAGGCCTGGTGAGCTCTGACACGTTCCTGGAAAGCTGCGGCGTGGCCGACCTCATCACCACCTGCTACGGGGGGCGAAACCGCAAAGTGGCCGAGGCTTTTGTCCGAACATCCAAG TCTATTGCTGAGCTGGAGGCAGAAATGCTCAACGGGCAGAAGCTGCAGGGCCCGCAGACCTCCGCTGAGGTCTACAAGCTCCTACAGAAGAAGGAAATGATCGACAA GTTTCCATTGTTCTCTGCAGTCTACCTGATCTGCTTCGAGGGCAAAGAGGTGAAAGAGTTCATCACCTGTCTGCAGAACCACCCAGAGCACATGTGA
- the LOC141762738 gene encoding oxysterol-binding protein-related protein 11-like, producing the protein MQGETTAVRSSENEGKLDVLPQNRTPSSGRASAKSWQYSDHMENIDGYLMKYTNLVTGWQYRFFVLNNEAGLLEYFVNEQSRSQKPRGMLPLAGAVISPSDEDSHTFTVNAISGEQYKLRATDAKERQHWVSRLQICTQHHTEAMGKSNPPPKSRSYSMASQGSGSSPMSVRRPSQNPASLFGWPQVNKGSSLYSSKRSLLPDHLMDAREMMSQAQGQHRDLIQSIEGLPPVPGFSPLDQDLLMLKATSMATMNCLNECLHILHLQQVARQRGSLGGPTIEWLEPKLPDILKNGSSSLGSFTTGEGALEGSHLELSSPESCSFSGEQEDIDAEDEAEDSFTDKEEDLGAVEEERSVILHLLSQLKLGMDLTRVVLPTFILEKRSLLEMYADFMSHPDLFVAITDGNSPEDRMVRFVEYYLTSFHEGRKGAIAKKPYNPIIGETFHCSWKVPRSPEDSKEPSQGSPEPPASQDPYQVRFVAEQVSHHPPVSGFYAECQERRMCVNTHVWTKSKFMGMSIGVSMIGEGCLYLLEHDEEYTFTLPCAYARSILTVPWVELGGKVNINCAKSGYSAVITFQTKPFYGGKLHKVTGEVKHNTTNAVVCRVQGEWNGVLEFSYTSGETRVVDVTKLPVTKKSVRPTEKQGPTESRRLWQHVTESLRQKDIEKATEHKRILEERQRTEERHRAETETAWRTRYFDREGEGWNYHKPLWKNSTFKS; encoded by the exons ATGCAAGGAGAGACTACAGCTGTACGGAGCTCGGAGAACGAGGGAAAGCTGGATGTTTTACCCCAGAACAGGACCCCAAGCTCGGGCAGAGCTAGTGCCAAGAGCTGGCAGTACAG TGATCACATGGAGAATATTGATGGCTACTTGATGAAATACACCAACCTTGTAACAGGGTGGCAATACAG GTTCTTTGTTTTGAACAATGAGGCGGGCTTGCTGGAGTATTTTGTCAATGAGCAGTCGCGGTCCCAGAAGCCCCGTGGCATGCTCCCCCTGGCAGGGGCCGTCATCTCCCCCAGCGACGAGGACTCGCATACCTTCACTGTCAACGCCATCAGCGGGGAGCAGTACAAGCTCAGGG ccACCGACGCCAAAGAGAGACAGCACTGGGTGAGCCGACTGCAGATCTGCACGCAGCACCACACGGAGGCCATGGGGAAG AGTAACCCCCCACCCAAGTCCCGGAGCTACTCGATGGCGTCTCAAGGCAGCGGCAGTTCCCCGATGTCCGTGCGCCGGCCCAGCCAAAACCCTGCCTCCTTATTCGGCTGGCCGCAGGTCAACAAGGGCTCGTCACTCTACTCCAGCAAGAGGTCTCTGCTGCCGGACCACCTGATGGACGCCAGAGAG ATGATGAGCCAGGCCCAGGGCCAACACCGAGACCTGATCCAGAGCATCGAGGGCCTGCCTCCAGTCCCCGGCTTCTCCCCTCTAGACCAGGACCTGCTGATGCTCAAGGCCACTTCCATGGCCACCATGAACTGCCTCAACGAGTGCCTGCACATCTTGCACCTGCAGCAGGTGGCCAGGCAGAGAGGCTCCCTGGGAG GACCCACCATCGAGTGGTTGGAGCCCAAGCTGCCCGACATCCTGAAGAACGGCAGCAGCTCCCTGGGCAGCTTCACGACAGGGGAGGGCGCGCTGGAGGGGAGCCACCTGGAGCTCAGCAGCCCCGAGTCCTGCAGCTTCTCTGGG GAACAGGAAGACATCGATGCGGAGGATGAGGCGGAGGACTCCTTCACCGACAAGGAGGAGGACCTGGGCGCCGTGGAGGAGGAGCGCAGCGTCATCCTACACCTGCTGTCCCAGCTGAAGCTGGGTATGGACCTCACGCGG GTGGTCCTCCCCACCTTCATCCTAGAGAAGCGCTCTCTGCTGGAGATGTACGCCGACTTCATGTCACACCCAGACCTCTTTGTGGCCATCACCGACGGCAACAGCCCGGAGGACCGCATGGTCCGGTTTGTGGAGTACTACCTCACCTCCTTCCACGAGGGCCGCAAGGGGGCCATTGCCAAGAAGCCCTACAACCCCATCATCGGTGAGACCTTCCACTGCTCCTGGAAGGTGCCCAGGAGTCCAGAGGATTCCAAGGAGCCCTCGCAGGGAAGCCCCGAACCGCCCGCCTCCCAGGACCCCTACCAAGTGCGCTTTGTGGCGGAGCAGGTGTCCCACCACCCCCCCGTGTCTGGCTTCTACGCTGAATGCCAAGAGAGGCGGATGTGTGTGAACACGCATGTGTGGACCAAGAGCAAGTTCATGGGGATGTCCATCGGCGTGTCCATGATAGGGGAAG GTTGTCTGTATTTGCTGGAGCACGATGAAGAGTACACTTTCACGCTGCCTTGTGCATACGCACGCTCCATCCTCACCGTTCCCTGGGTGGAACTGGGCGGCAAAGTCAACATCAACTGCGCTAAGTCGGGCTACTCGGCCGTCATCACTTTCCAGACTAAACCATTTTACGGTGGCAAATTACACAA GGTAACGGGGGAGGTGAAGCACAACACCACCAATGCGGTGGTGTGTCGCGTGCAGGGCGAGTGGAACGGCGTCCTGGAGTTCAGCTACACCAGCGGAGAGACGAGGGTGGTCGACGTCACCAAGCTGCCTGTTACGAAGAAGAGCGTTCGGCCGACTGAGAAGCAGGGACCGACTGAATCCAG GCGCCTGTGGCAGCACGTGACGGAGTCCTTACGGCAGAAGGATATCGAAAAAGCCACGGAGCATAAGAGGATTCTCGAGGAAAGGCAGAGGACGGAGGAGAGGCACCGGGCTGAGACCGAAACCGCTTGGAGGACCAGATACTTTGACAGAGAG gGTGAAGGCTGGAACTATCACAAACCACTTTGGAAAAACTCTACATTCAAATCCTAG